The proteins below are encoded in one region of Magnetococcales bacterium:
- a CDS encoding DedA family protein codes for MSLFLAYGGLWAGAFLAATLLPFSSEAMLAAMLYSGEYTPFYLWLAATTGNVAGSLVNWWLGRYCLRWQGRRWFPFPEEGLARSRRWFMKFGVWSLLLAWLPLVGDPITFLGGVFRVPLPLFTGLVLIGKGVRYFLLLQILPL; via the coding sequence ATGAGCCTTTTCTTGGCGTATGGCGGTTTGTGGGCCGGGGCTTTTTTGGCGGCGACGCTGTTGCCTTTTTCCTCGGAGGCGATGCTGGCGGCCATGCTCTATTCCGGAGAATACACCCCTTTTTATCTCTGGCTGGCCGCCACCACCGGCAATGTGGCGGGCTCTCTGGTCAACTGGTGGTTGGGGCGTTATTGCCTGCGGTGGCAGGGGCGGCGTTGGTTTCCCTTCCCGGAGGAGGGGTTGGCGCGCAGCCGTCGCTGGTTCATGAAGTTTGGCGTTTGGAGCCTGCTCTTGGCCTGGCTGCCTTTGGTGGGGGATCCGATTACCTTTTTGGGCGGGGTTTTTCGGGTGCCGCTGCCTCTTTTTACCGGCCTGGTGCTGATCGGCAAGGGG